A genomic region of Exiguobacterium sp. Helios contains the following coding sequences:
- the galE gene encoding UDP-glucose 4-epimerase GalE, with translation MAVLVVGGAGYIGSHAVYQLVDAGQDVVVVDHLKSGHREAVHPKARFYEGDIRDRAFLDTVFETETIDQVVHFAAFSLVGESMEHPLAYFDNNVYGTQVLLEAMMAHDVKQIVFSSTAATYGEQEQMPILETATTNPTNAYGETKLMMEKMMRWCETAYGLQYVALRYFNVAGARATGEIGEDHTPETHLVPLVLEVANGQRPMISIYGDDYATEDGTCIRDYIHVEDLIDAHLLALEYLKQGNTSDVFNLGSSRGFSVREIIEAARRVTGHAIPEQVVARRAGDPSTLIAGSDKAKTILGWTPSRTEIDTIIQDAWRWHEQRPQGYKTPVR, from the coding sequence ATGGCAGTACTCGTAGTAGGTGGAGCAGGTTATATCGGATCACATGCAGTCTATCAACTGGTGGATGCCGGTCAGGACGTCGTCGTGGTCGATCATTTAAAGTCGGGTCACCGTGAAGCCGTTCATCCGAAAGCCCGTTTTTACGAAGGGGATATCCGGGATCGTGCCTTCCTTGACACCGTGTTTGAGACGGAAACAATCGATCAGGTCGTTCATTTTGCAGCCTTCTCGTTAGTCGGGGAATCGATGGAGCATCCGCTCGCTTATTTCGACAACAACGTCTACGGCACACAAGTGTTGCTTGAAGCAATGATGGCGCATGATGTGAAGCAGATTGTCTTCTCATCAACCGCGGCCACATACGGCGAGCAGGAACAGATGCCGATTCTCGAGACGGCAACGACGAACCCGACAAACGCCTACGGTGAAACGAAACTGATGATGGAGAAGATGATGCGTTGGTGTGAAACCGCGTACGGTCTCCAGTATGTGGCGCTCCGTTACTTTAACGTCGCCGGCGCACGTGCAACAGGTGAAATCGGAGAAGATCACACACCGGAAACCCATTTGGTTCCGCTCGTCCTCGAAGTCGCCAACGGTCAACGGCCGATGATTTCGATTTACGGCGATGATTATGCGACGGAAGACGGCACGTGTATTCGCGACTATATCCATGTGGAGGATTTAATCGATGCCCATCTGCTTGCGCTGGAGTATCTAAAACAGGGCAACACGAGTGATGTCTTTAATCTCGGTTCAAGCCGCGGCTTTTCGGTCCGGGAAATCATCGAAGCTGCCCGTCGCGTGACGGGACATGCGATTCCGGAACAAGTCGTCGCACGACGTGCCGGAGATCCGAGTACATTGATTGCCGGATCCGATAAAGCCAAAACGATCTTAGGCTGGACACCAAGCCGGACGGAAATCGACACCATCATTCAAGATGCATGGCGTTGGCACGAACAGCGTCCGCAAGGTTACAAAACACCTGTACGGTAA
- a CDS encoding UDP-glucose--hexose-1-phosphate uridylyltransferase, which translates to MNELIKQLIEQAVRQRLIEPEDTVYARNRLLTLLGEAAYVDPGTVGTRPIPDLLDEMIEHQITAGKLAPRLDEKERLAAELMDVFVDRPSQITSTFRQLYAENPQQATDYFYQLSQANNYIQTKRIAKNIQYQADTVYGEIDITINLSKPEKDPREIAAAQTEVVESTYPTCLLCVENVGYAGRSNHPARANHRIVPLSLSGEPWALQYSPYVYYNEHSIILSQEHRDMVINRQAFTRLLEFVAQFPHYFAGSNADLPIVGGSILTHDHYQGGRYEFAMDRAKTLQEFVLPDHPDVAGETLHWPLTVVRLSSTDADALLDAADDVYRTWLTYEDADHQILAATNGVRHNTVTPIARMRGERFELDLVLRNNRTSTDHPDGIFHTHADIHHIKRENIGLIEVMGLAVLPARLLGELEEVEQFVTGTAASTAPSHHTWATELKAAYNGQDVTEYVRQAVAAKFVRGLEDCGVFKQTPGGQAGLDRFLETVSRQVAGDRR; encoded by the coding sequence ATGAATGAACTCATCAAACAATTAATAGAGCAGGCGGTCCGTCAACGGTTGATTGAACCGGAAGACACGGTATATGCCCGAAACCGGCTTTTAACCTTGCTCGGGGAAGCTGCATATGTGGATCCGGGAACAGTCGGCACGCGTCCGATTCCTGATCTTTTGGACGAGATGATTGAACACCAGATCACAGCCGGAAAGCTGGCACCGCGTCTCGACGAAAAAGAACGGCTGGCGGCAGAATTGATGGATGTGTTCGTCGATCGCCCGTCTCAGATTACTTCGACTTTCCGTCAGTTGTACGCTGAAAATCCGCAACAGGCGACTGACTATTTTTATCAGCTTAGTCAAGCGAATAATTACATCCAGACGAAACGCATCGCCAAAAACATCCAGTATCAAGCGGACACGGTCTATGGTGAAATCGACATTACGATCAACCTGTCGAAACCGGAAAAAGATCCCCGTGAAATCGCGGCAGCACAAACGGAGGTCGTCGAATCGACCTATCCGACCTGTCTCTTGTGTGTCGAAAACGTCGGATATGCCGGACGGAGTAATCATCCGGCCCGTGCCAATCACCGGATTGTGCCGCTGTCACTCAGCGGTGAACCTTGGGCATTACAATATTCACCGTACGTCTATTACAACGAACACAGTATCATCTTGTCGCAGGAGCACCGGGACATGGTCATTAACCGTCAAGCATTTACGCGGTTGCTTGAATTCGTCGCCCAGTTCCCGCATTATTTTGCCGGATCCAATGCAGACCTGCCGATCGTCGGTGGATCGATTTTGACGCATGATCATTATCAGGGCGGACGGTATGAATTTGCGATGGATCGGGCGAAGACGCTCCAAGAGTTCGTCTTACCGGATCATCCGGATGTGGCCGGTGAAACATTACACTGGCCGTTGACGGTCGTTCGGTTGAGCAGCACCGATGCTGACGCATTACTCGATGCGGCGGACGACGTCTACCGGACGTGGCTGACGTACGAAGATGCCGATCATCAGATTCTCGCGGCAACAAATGGTGTCCGTCACAACACGGTGACACCGATTGCCCGGATGCGAGGCGAACGGTTTGAACTGGATCTCGTCTTACGAAACAACCGGACATCGACGGATCATCCGGACGGAATCTTCCATACCCATGCCGATATTCACCATATCAAACGCGAAAACATCGGTTTGATTGAAGTGATGGGACTCGCCGTTTTACCGGCCCGTCTGTTAGGTGAACTCGAGGAAGTCGAACAATTTGTGACAGGAACAGCCGCTTCGACGGCTCCTTCCCACCACACATGGGCAACCGAATTAAAAGCAGCATACAACGGACAAGATGTGACGGAGTATGTCCGCCAAGCGGTCGCGGCCAAATTTGTCCGTGGTCTTGAAGACTGTGGTGTCTTTAAACAAACGCCGGGCGGGCAGGCGGGACTTGACCGCTTCCTTGAAACGGTCAGCCGCCAAGTGGCAGGTGATCGACGATGA
- a CDS encoding aldose epimerase family protein has translation MTKQTQLIQETDLIRHTLTQPGIEVEIWNYGGIINDIRVADRDGRIESVILGFDTLKEYQDHSPYFGAIVGRVAGRIGQAQMEVEGTVYPLAVNDGTHHLHGGIKGFDQTFFDIVEATTDRLHLRLFSPDGTEGYPGNVTLDAIYQLEGLALTLTMHATTDQTTPLNLTNHTYWNLSGNLKRDILDHHLTIPSKTYLPVGEDLLPTGELRDVTGTPLDFRTGRQIRSGAESDHPETVAAGHGYDHPFLLSGQPIRLEDMSNGRYVEVTTNQPVVILYTGTQLETDYEIRGVGARPSLGLCLETQVHPNAVNEPNFPDILVEPDQTYHWETTYRFGVNSV, from the coding sequence ATGACGAAGCAGACACAATTAATTCAGGAAACGGATCTCATTCGTCATACGCTGACGCAACCGGGAATCGAAGTCGAGATTTGGAATTATGGCGGCATCATCAACGATATCCGTGTTGCGGATCGGGACGGCCGGATCGAGAGTGTCATCCTGGGTTTTGATACGTTAAAGGAATACCAGGACCATTCTCCATATTTCGGAGCCATCGTCGGCCGGGTCGCCGGGCGCATCGGACAAGCGCAAATGGAAGTGGAAGGAACCGTCTATCCGCTCGCAGTAAACGATGGAACGCATCATCTGCACGGAGGAATCAAAGGGTTTGATCAAACATTTTTTGACATCGTCGAAGCCACAACGGACCGGCTTCACCTCCGGTTGTTCAGTCCGGACGGAACGGAAGGGTACCCCGGGAACGTCACGCTCGATGCCATCTATCAGCTGGAAGGTCTCGCCTTGACACTGACGATGCACGCGACGACGGATCAGACGACACCGTTGAATCTGACGAATCATACGTACTGGAACCTGTCCGGAAACTTGAAACGGGATATCCTTGATCATCACTTGACGATCCCGAGTAAAACGTATTTACCTGTTGGAGAAGATTTGTTGCCGACCGGTGAGTTGCGGGACGTGACGGGGACTCCCCTTGATTTTCGAACGGGACGGCAGATTCGAAGCGGTGCGGAATCCGATCATCCGGAAACGGTAGCCGCGGGACATGGATATGATCATCCGTTTCTCTTATCGGGACAGCCGATTCGCTTGGAAGACATGTCAAATGGCCGTTATGTAGAAGTGACGACGAATCAACCGGTCGTCATCCTATATACGGGGACGCAACTCGAGACGGATTATGAGATCCGCGGTGTCGGTGCTCGTCCTTCGCTCGGTCTGTGTCTCGAAACGCAAGTTCATCCGAATGCGGTGAACGAACCAAACTTCCCGGACATTTTGGTTGAACCGGATCAGACGTACCACTGGGAAACGACGTACCGGTTTGGTGTAAATTCGGTATAA
- a CDS encoding methylated-DNA--[protein]-cysteine S-methyltransferase: MDLYFTTLRWNETSFPIAATTDGLCYVGALNEPRDLFSDWARKQLPRAELIEHPQIMQPYQEQLIEYLDGTRTRFSLPLHLIGTPFQLEVWQALCHIPYGVTVTYSDIAQRIYRPGATRAVGTAISKNRVLIVVPCHRIIGKKGDLTGYWGGLNMKRQLLAIEQTSSSQPH, translated from the coding sequence ATGGACTTATACTTCACGACGTTACGCTGGAACGAAACATCGTTTCCAATCGCGGCAACAACGGATGGCCTGTGTTATGTCGGGGCATTGAACGAACCCCGGGACTTATTTAGCGACTGGGCCCGAAAACAGTTACCCCGGGCCGAACTGATTGAGCATCCGCAGATCATGCAACCGTACCAGGAACAACTCATCGAATACTTAGACGGAACACGCACCCGGTTTTCTCTCCCGCTTCATTTGATCGGCACGCCCTTTCAGTTGGAAGTCTGGCAGGCCTTATGCCATATTCCATACGGTGTGACGGTGACTTATTCAGATATCGCCCAACGGATTTATCGACCGGGTGCGACACGCGCCGTCGGAACCGCCATCAGTAAAAATCGTGTCCTGATCGTCGTCCCCTGTCATCGAATCATCGGAAAAAAAGGGGATCTGACGGGCTATTGGGGTGGTCTGAACATGAAACGACAACTGCTCGCGATCGAACAGACTTCCTCTTCTCAACCGCACTAA
- a CDS encoding NAD(P)/FAD-dependent oxidoreductase → MVVGELTQERDLVILGGGPAGYTAAIRASQLGRNVTLIEQAQLGGLCLNKGCIPSKVVAHAADIKQQMNHMSALGFSFNPTHDFSQLVEYRERTIRQLRTGVEALCQANAIEILHGTASFLADDRIGVELGHQFDTYRFTDVVIATGSHSIEQDSPSILNAEQLYQLTELPERLVIIGQDYIAVEAAMSFQALGTSVTLIADDFQLDSSINKELRRLLKKQKIQLVSGTVTAIEAEEAVTVTVVKQGQETTWSAPFLFQSLPRVPHTLELGLERIGVTVAEDGTIPVDPFGQTNRPHIYAIGDVTPGPAIATRAIHEAKRTAEHLSGQLADATVPYYPTIIRSLPPIVSIGLTEQAATDAGYSIRTGQFPLNANGTTMIEAGSGFIKVISDATTNLLLGVHMMGEGAVDLAGTFAQALEMAAKEEDVRFPIMPHPSRNEAWTEAVESLIGHAIHLSPRQQDVLTKS, encoded by the coding sequence ATGGTCGTAGGTGAACTGACACAAGAACGTGATTTAGTGATTCTTGGTGGTGGTCCGGCCGGTTACACCGCTGCCATCCGTGCCAGTCAACTGGGCCGCAACGTCACCTTGATTGAGCAGGCACAGCTTGGTGGACTTTGCTTGAACAAAGGATGTATCCCGTCCAAGGTCGTCGCTCATGCCGCAGATATCAAACAACAGATGAATCACATGTCTGCTCTCGGTTTTTCTTTCAACCCGACCCACGATTTCAGTCAATTGGTCGAGTACCGGGAACGGACCATCCGTCAATTACGAACGGGAGTCGAAGCGCTCTGTCAGGCAAACGCGATTGAAATCTTGCACGGAACCGCTTCATTTTTAGCAGACGACCGGATTGGGGTCGAGCTGGGGCATCAGTTTGATACGTACCGGTTTACCGACGTCGTGATTGCGACCGGAAGCCACAGCATCGAACAAGATTCTCCCTCTATCTTAAATGCCGAACAGTTATACCAACTGACCGAATTACCTGAACGTCTCGTCATCATCGGACAAGACTATATCGCTGTCGAAGCCGCAATGAGTTTTCAAGCTCTTGGTACGTCGGTCACGTTGATTGCCGACGACTTCCAGTTGGATTCGAGTATAAACAAAGAACTCCGACGCCTCTTAAAAAAACAAAAGATTCAACTTGTCTCTGGGACCGTCACAGCCATCGAAGCAGAAGAGGCAGTGACCGTTACGGTCGTCAAACAGGGACAGGAGACGACCTGGTCCGCTCCTTTTTTGTTTCAATCGTTGCCTCGCGTTCCGCACACGTTGGAACTCGGACTCGAGCGGATTGGTGTGACGGTAGCAGAAGACGGAACGATTCCCGTCGATCCATTCGGACAGACAAACCGTCCGCATATTTATGCCATCGGAGATGTAACACCTGGTCCTGCGATTGCGACACGCGCCATCCATGAAGCGAAACGGACGGCCGAACATTTATCCGGACAACTGGCCGATGCGACGGTACCCTATTACCCGACCATCATCCGGTCTCTTCCGCCAATCGTCTCCATCGGCTTGACGGAACAGGCGGCAACGGACGCCGGTTATTCGATCCGGACCGGCCAATTTCCCCTTAATGCCAATGGAACAACGATGATTGAAGCCGGAAGTGGTTTCATCAAGGTCATCTCCGATGCGACGACGAATCTCCTTTTAGGCGTTCATATGATGGGCGAAGGCGCCGTCGATCTCGCCGGAACGTTTGCACAAGCTCTTGAGATGGCTGCCAAGGAAGAAGATGTCCGCTTCCCGATTATGCCGCATCCGAGCCGGAACGAAGCCTGGACAGAAGCCGTCGAATCGTTAATCGGACACGCAATTCACCTGTCGCCCCGCCAACAAGATGTCTTAACGAAGTCGTAA
- a CDS encoding dihydrolipoamide acetyltransferase family protein, which translates to MIEVKLHDVGEGMTEGEIANYLVRVGDRVTIDQPVVEVSTDKMVAELPAPVSGVVTDLIIPVGQTVSVGTVLLLIEALETETAVTAEQPIRQTTEQIKVRPSVLTPAVSSSSRRVLATPYTRKIAREHGIDLEQVPPSDPSGRVTEEDVRRFLDTTASVEKADVVEQTSTPSAKPFETIPFRGIRKQIAKKMTQSLFTIPHVTHFEEVDMTRLLALREKLKAAGKPISVNAFFIKALIVALQDFPVFNAKLDEANEQIILEQQYHIGVATETADGLIVPVVRDADKLTMQQLHTRVAELSARAKTGDLRAADLKPSTFTMSNVGPLGSTGATPIINYPETALIAFHKTKKRVCVDDHDQIVIRSMMNLSMSFDHRVADGATAVAFTNRFAGLIEHPTTLLMELI; encoded by the coding sequence ATGATTGAAGTAAAGTTGCATGACGTCGGTGAAGGGATGACGGAAGGTGAAATTGCGAACTATCTGGTCCGGGTCGGGGATCGTGTCACAATTGATCAGCCTGTCGTCGAAGTGTCGACCGATAAAATGGTCGCTGAATTACCGGCACCGGTTTCCGGTGTCGTTACGGACCTCATCATCCCTGTCGGTCAAACCGTCTCGGTCGGTACGGTCCTATTATTGATTGAAGCCCTTGAAACAGAAACGGCCGTAACTGCGGAACAACCGATCCGGCAGACGACGGAACAAATCAAAGTCCGGCCGTCTGTCCTAACACCGGCTGTTTCATCGAGTAGTCGGCGTGTCTTGGCTACCCCCTACACGCGTAAAATCGCGCGCGAACACGGGATTGATTTGGAACAAGTTCCACCTTCCGATCCATCCGGTCGCGTGACGGAGGAGGATGTCCGGCGGTTCCTCGATACAACTGCTTCTGTCGAGAAGGCAGATGTCGTCGAACAAACAAGTACCCCTTCTGCTAAACCGTTCGAAACGATTCCGTTCCGCGGCATCCGGAAACAGATTGCGAAAAAAATGACACAGTCCCTCTTTACGATTCCGCACGTCACGCATTTTGAAGAAGTGGATATGACCCGCCTGCTCGCCTTGCGCGAAAAATTAAAGGCGGCCGGTAAACCGATCAGCGTCAACGCCTTTTTCATCAAAGCCTTGATTGTCGCACTCCAGGACTTCCCGGTGTTTAACGCAAAACTCGATGAAGCCAACGAACAGATCATCCTCGAGCAACAGTATCATATCGGTGTCGCAACCGAGACGGCGGACGGACTGATTGTCCCGGTCGTTCGTGACGCAGACAAGCTGACGATGCAACAGTTGCACACGCGTGTCGCGGAACTGTCCGCCCGTGCCAAGACAGGAGACTTGCGAGCTGCCGATCTGAAACCAAGCACCTTTACGATGAGTAATGTCGGTCCCCTCGGAAGTACAGGAGCGACCCCGATCATCAATTACCCGGAAACGGCTTTAATTGCCTTCCACAAAACAAAAAAACGGGTCTGCGTCGATGATCACGATCAGATCGTCATCCGCTCGATGATGAATCTATCGATGTCCTTTGATCACCGTGTCGCTGACGGCGCGACGGCCGTTGCTTTTACGAACCGGTTCGCCGGCTTAATCGAACACCCCACTACTTTATTAATGGAGCTGATTTAA
- a CDS encoding alpha-ketoacid dehydrogenase subunit beta: protein MATPINRQTEMTLVQAVTDALRTKLTDDETTLVLGEDVGKNGGVFRATDGLQEEFGEDRIIDTPLSEAGIVGTSIGLAVNGFKPIVEIQFLGFIYPAYEQIMTHVSRIRMRTMGRYGVPMVIRAPYGAGIRAPEIHSDSTEALFTSMPGLKVVCPSTPYDAKGLLIAAIEDPDPVLFLESMRSYRAFKEPVPSEAYTVEIGKAKCVTEGQDVTLIAWGAMVQVAQKAATEAATRGISCEVIDLRTLYPLDRETIAASVQKTGRAVIIHEAQAMGGLGNDLLALINDTSFLYLRAPVARVTGFDVPVPLFALEDHYIPTPTRVLEAIQRTVDF from the coding sequence ATGGCGACACCAATCAACCGACAAACGGAGATGACGCTCGTCCAGGCTGTTACCGATGCCTTACGGACAAAACTGACGGACGATGAGACGACGCTTGTACTAGGTGAAGATGTCGGGAAAAACGGCGGTGTCTTCCGGGCGACGGACGGTCTGCAGGAAGAGTTCGGGGAGGACCGGATCATCGATACGCCGCTGAGCGAAGCAGGAATCGTCGGAACGTCAATCGGTCTCGCGGTCAACGGGTTTAAGCCGATTGTCGAAATCCAATTTCTCGGCTTCATCTATCCTGCTTACGAACAAATCATGACCCACGTCTCGCGGATCCGGATGCGGACGATGGGACGTTACGGCGTGCCGATGGTCATCCGTGCCCCTTATGGCGCCGGCATTCGGGCGCCGGAGATTCATTCCGACAGCACGGAAGCCCTTTTCACTTCGATGCCGGGCTTAAAAGTCGTCTGTCCCTCCACTCCTTATGATGCGAAAGGTTTATTGATTGCGGCCATTGAAGATCCGGATCCGGTCTTATTCCTCGAGTCGATGCGGAGTTACCGGGCCTTTAAGGAGCCGGTTCCGAGTGAAGCCTATACGGTTGAAATCGGGAAAGCGAAATGTGTCACCGAAGGTCAGGACGTGACACTGATTGCTTGGGGAGCGATGGTCCAAGTCGCACAAAAAGCCGCAACGGAAGCTGCGACCCGCGGTATTTCCTGTGAAGTGATTGATTTGCGGACGCTCTATCCGCTTGATCGTGAAACGATTGCGGCCTCCGTTCAAAAAACCGGACGGGCTGTCATCATCCACGAAGCACAAGCTATGGGGGGTCTTGGCAACGATTTGCTTGCGCTGATCAATGATACCTCGTTCTTATATTTACGTGCCCCGGTAGCCCGTGTCACCGGGTTCGACGTGCCCGTTCCATTATTCGCCCTCGAGGACCATTACATCCCGACGCCGACGCGTGTGCTTGAAGCGATCCAGCGTACGGTCGATTTTTAA
- the pdhA gene encoding pyruvate dehydrogenase (acetyl-transferring) E1 component subunit alpha yields the protein METEFPIYRILDDAGHVLDTSKNDLLTKDLSLALFTHMNRIRTFDRKAINLQRQGRLGTYAPFEGQEAAQVGSAYALQDKDWVFPTYRDHGATLTFGADMVRTFLYWNGRVEGCVPTDELHIFPPAVPIATQIPHAVGAAWAEKRKGSTQVAVAYFGDGATSEGDFHEGMNFASVFQAPVILFNQNNGYAISVPIQKQMHSETIAQKALAYGMPSVRIDGNDVFAVYFTMQTALERARSGGGPTLIEAVTWRFGAHTTADDPSKYRDQDRSRDRIDPLTRLEGFMKEQGFYDEQEIEAIRTRHQEEVEAAVKTMEAFPPPDVNDLFDHTYATLPDDLVRQKTDYLTARGN from the coding sequence ATGGAAACCGAATTTCCGATTTACCGGATACTTGATGATGCAGGACACGTCCTTGATACATCTAAAAATGATTTGCTGACAAAAGACTTGAGTCTCGCACTCTTCACACATATGAACCGGATCCGGACATTCGACCGGAAAGCCATCAATCTGCAGCGTCAAGGACGGCTCGGGACCTATGCACCGTTCGAAGGACAGGAAGCGGCACAGGTCGGCAGTGCGTATGCACTGCAGGACAAGGACTGGGTCTTCCCGACGTACCGGGATCACGGAGCGACGCTGACGTTTGGCGCCGACATGGTCCGGACATTTTTGTATTGGAACGGACGTGTCGAAGGCTGTGTCCCGACGGATGAGTTGCATATCTTCCCGCCCGCTGTTCCGATTGCCACACAAATCCCGCATGCGGTCGGTGCGGCCTGGGCAGAAAAACGAAAAGGATCAACCCAGGTCGCCGTCGCTTACTTTGGGGACGGGGCCACATCGGAAGGTGATTTCCACGAAGGCATGAACTTCGCCAGCGTCTTCCAGGCTCCGGTCATCCTGTTTAATCAAAACAACGGGTATGCGATTTCCGTCCCGATTCAAAAACAGATGCATTCGGAAACGATTGCCCAAAAGGCTTTGGCTTACGGGATGCCGAGCGTCCGGATTGACGGCAATGATGTCTTCGCCGTTTATTTCACGATGCAGACTGCACTGGAACGGGCACGCTCCGGTGGCGGACCAACCTTGATTGAAGCGGTCACGTGGCGATTCGGTGCCCATACGACAGCGGATGATCCGTCGAAATACCGGGATCAGGACCGTTCCCGGGACCGAATCGATCCCCTCACCCGCTTGGAAGGTTTCATGAAAGAACAAGGTTTCTACGATGAACAGGAAATCGAAGCCATCCGGACGCGGCATCAAGAAGAGGTCGAAGCCGCCGTCAAAACGATGGAAGCTTTCCCGCCGCCTGACGTCAACGATTTGTTCGATCATACGTACGCAACATTACCGGACGATTTAGTCCGTCAAAAAACAGATTATCTGACCGCAAGGGGGAATTGA
- a CDS encoding Glu/Leu/Phe/Val dehydrogenase, which produces MNMLNPSTDPSPSIMEKISGHEQVVFCNDPVSGLQAIIAIHDTTLGPALGGCRMAPYSTVDEALDDVLRLSRGMTYKCAAADVDFGGGKAVIIGNPATDKTPELFRAFGRFVDSLGGRFYTGTDMGTTMEDFVHASRETSRIVGIPEAFGGSGDSSIPTAEGVIYGLRATVETLYGSDDLSRASYAVQGLGKVGYKVAEQLLSAGANLYVSDLSESILAALVEQAEKTPGTVRVIAAHEIHLTDADIFVPCAYGGVIQAANIGQLQCKAICGSANNQLADDALALELQQRGILYAPDYIVNGGGLIQVADELYGANHERVLLKTKHIYDAVLEVFHESHAESITTLEAANRMCNKRIQIRSRHNNIFTNTIKPKWNIRND; this is translated from the coding sequence ATGAATATGTTGAACCCATCCACGGATCCATCACCATCCATCATGGAGAAGATTTCCGGTCACGAACAGGTCGTTTTTTGTAACGATCCTGTGTCCGGTCTGCAGGCGATCATTGCCATTCACGATACGACACTCGGACCCGCCCTCGGTGGTTGCCGGATGGCACCGTATTCGACCGTCGACGAAGCACTCGATGATGTCTTGCGGCTGTCGCGTGGCATGACGTATAAATGTGCAGCAGCTGACGTCGATTTCGGCGGCGGGAAAGCCGTCATCATCGGTAATCCGGCGACGGACAAAACACCCGAATTGTTCCGTGCCTTCGGACGATTCGTCGATTCACTCGGCGGACGTTTCTACACCGGAACGGATATGGGCACGACGATGGAAGATTTCGTCCATGCCAGCCGGGAAACGTCACGGATCGTCGGGATTCCGGAAGCTTTCGGCGGAAGCGGCGATTCATCGATTCCAACAGCGGAAGGCGTCATTTACGGCTTACGGGCAACGGTCGAAACGTTATATGGATCCGATGATTTAAGCCGGGCCAGTTACGCTGTCCAAGGACTCGGAAAGGTCGGCTATAAAGTCGCGGAACAGTTATTGTCTGCCGGTGCTAACCTGTACGTGTCCGATTTGAGCGAATCCATTCTCGCTGCTCTCGTCGAGCAAGCGGAAAAAACACCCGGAACGGTTCGTGTCATTGCCGCTCATGAAATTCACCTGACGGATGCCGACATCTTTGTGCCTTGTGCTTATGGCGGTGTCATCCAAGCAGCGAACATCGGACAGCTCCAGTGTAAGGCAATCTGTGGATCGGCCAACAATCAACTTGCCGATGATGCCCTTGCGCTCGAATTACAGCAACGCGGTATTTTATATGCACCCGATTATATCGTCAACGGCGGCGGTCTGATTCAGGTTGCCGACGAACTATACGGGGCGAACCATGAACGTGTCCTGTTAAAAACCAAACATATTTATGATGCGGTCCTCGAAGTATTCCACGAGTCTCATGCGGAATCGATCACGACACTCGAAGCAGCCAATCGGATGTGCAACAAACGGATTCAAATCCGCTCACGCCATAACAACATTTTTACGAATACGATCAAACCGAAATGGAACATCCGGAACGACTAA
- a CDS encoding thioesterase family protein, producing MKNGLSLGDSAVIEAIVTEEMFAQFEGVVVHPAYSTVSMVYHMEWAARKLILPYLEEQEEGVGGAVSLKHLGMATLGSNIRIEATVSELTSRRVVAKVEVRQGDRVIGLGEVKQIILNKQLIQEKLTPRVF from the coding sequence ATGAAAAACGGTTTGTCGCTCGGCGACTCTGCTGTCATCGAGGCGATTGTCACAGAAGAAATGTTCGCTCAGTTCGAAGGTGTGGTCGTCCACCCGGCTTACTCCACCGTCTCGATGGTCTATCATATGGAATGGGCCGCTCGAAAACTCATCCTCCCCTACCTGGAAGAACAGGAAGAAGGAGTCGGTGGTGCTGTTTCCTTGAAGCATTTAGGAATGGCGACACTCGGATCCAATATCCGCATCGAAGCCACTGTCAGCGAGCTCACATCCCGCCGCGTAGTAGCCAAAGTCGAAGTCAGACAAGGTGATCGTGTCATCGGTCTTGGGGAAGTCAAACAAATCATTTTAAATAAGCAGCTGATTCAGGAAAAGTTGACGCCGCGTGTTTTTTAA